A single Pseudomonas sp. DC1.2 DNA region contains:
- the rplM gene encoding 50S ribosomal protein L13 — MKTFTAKPETVQHDWFVVDAAGQTLGRLATEIASRLRGKHKAEYTPHVDTGDYIVVINAEQIRVTGAKTTDKIYYSHSGFPGGIKSINFEKLIAKAPERVIETAVKGMLPKNPLGRDMYRKLKVYAGAVHPHTAQQPQELKF; from the coding sequence ATGAAAACTTTTACTGCTAAACCGGAAACAGTACAGCACGACTGGTTTGTCGTCGACGCTGCAGGTCAGACCCTGGGTCGTCTGGCCACCGAAATCGCGAGCCGTCTGCGTGGCAAGCATAAAGCTGAGTACACTCCTCACGTTGACACCGGCGACTACATCGTCGTTATCAATGCCGAGCAGATTCGTGTGACCGGTGCTAAAACCACCGACAAAATCTACTACTCCCACTCCGGTTTTCCTGGTGGCATCAAGTCGATCAACTTCGAAAAGCTGATCGCTAAAGCCCCTGAGCGCGTGATCGAGACCGCGGTCAAAGGCATGCTGCCTAAGAACCCACTGGGTCGCGACATGTATCGTAAGCTGAAAGTCTATGCGGGCGCTGTACACCCTCATACTGCTCAGCAGCCCCAAGAACTGAAGTTTTAA
- a CDS encoding NADP(H)-dependent aldo-keto reductase, producing the protein MDYRQLGRTDLNVSAICLGTMTWGEQNSEPEAFAQIERAKSAGINFIDTAEMYPVPPKAETYATTERYIGNYFKSRGDRADWILASKIAGPGNTIDYIRDKNLRHNRQHITEAVDASLKRLQTDYIDLYQLHWPERSTNFFGQLGYKHKIEANLTPLEDTLEALDEQVKAGKIRHIGLSNETPWGTMRFLALAEARGWPRAVSIQNPYNLLNRSFEVGLAEIAIREQCGLLAYSPLAFGFLTGKYEGGARPAKGRLSLYSRFSRYFNAQSQAACSRYVALAREHGLDPAQMALAFVTAQPFVTSNIIGATTLEQLDSNIASFDLTLSEEVLAGIEAIHNDHPNPAP; encoded by the coding sequence ATGGATTATCGACAGCTAGGCCGGACCGATCTGAACGTGAGTGCAATCTGCCTCGGAACCATGACCTGGGGCGAGCAAAACAGCGAACCTGAAGCCTTCGCTCAGATTGAACGGGCCAAAAGTGCCGGGATCAATTTCATCGATACCGCCGAGATGTACCCGGTGCCACCAAAGGCCGAAACCTACGCCACCACCGAACGCTACATCGGTAATTACTTCAAAAGTCGCGGCGACCGGGCCGACTGGATCCTGGCCAGCAAGATCGCCGGCCCAGGCAACACCATCGATTACATCCGCGACAAAAACCTGCGGCACAACCGCCAACACATCACCGAAGCTGTGGATGCCAGCCTCAAGCGCTTGCAGACCGACTACATCGACCTCTATCAGTTGCACTGGCCGGAGCGCAGCACCAACTTCTTCGGCCAGTTGGGCTACAAGCACAAAATCGAAGCCAACCTGACGCCACTCGAAGACACCCTCGAAGCGTTGGACGAGCAGGTCAAGGCCGGGAAAATCCGCCACATCGGCCTGTCCAACGAAACGCCTTGGGGCACCATGCGCTTCCTTGCCCTGGCAGAAGCGCGCGGCTGGCCACGCGCGGTGTCAATCCAGAACCCCTACAACCTGCTGAACCGCAGCTTTGAGGTTGGCCTGGCAGAGATTGCCATTCGTGAACAGTGCGGGCTGCTAGCGTATTCACCGCTGGCATTCGGCTTCCTGACAGGCAAGTACGAGGGGGGAGCCCGCCCGGCAAAGGGCCGCCTGAGCCTCTACAGTCGCTTCAGCCGCTACTTCAATGCGCAATCGCAAGCAGCATGCAGCCGCTACGTGGCATTGGCGCGTGAACACGGCCTGGACCCGGCGCAGATGGCATTGGCATTCGTGACCGCGCAGCCGTTCGTGACTAGCAACATTATTGGCGCGACGACGCTTGAGCAATTGGACAGCAACATTGCCAGCTTCGACCTGACGCTTTCCGAAGAGGTGCTGGCGGGGATTGAGGCGATTCACAACGATCATCCGAATCCTGCACCTTGA
- a CDS encoding acyl-CoA dehydrogenase family protein, translating into MIPRTLFSSEHELFRDSVRTFLEREAVPFHGQWEKQGYIDRKLWNKAGEAGMLCSHLPEEYGGLGADFLYSTVVIEEVGRLGLTGIGFSLHSDIVAPYILHYGSEALKHKYLPKLVSGEMVTAIAMTEPGAGSDLQGVKTTAVLDGDEYVINGSKTFITNGYLADLVIVVAKTDPKAGAKGTSLFLVEADTPGFAKGKRLEKVGMKAQDTSELFFQDVRVPKENLLGQAGMGFAYLMQELPQERLTVAVGGLASAEAALQWTLDYTRERKAFGKAIADFQNTRFKLAEMATEIQIGRVFVDRCLELHLQGKLDVPTAAMAKYWGTDLQCKVLDECVQLHGGYGFMWEYPVARAWADARVQRIYAGTNEIMKEIIARSL; encoded by the coding sequence ATGATTCCCAGAACCTTGTTCAGCTCCGAGCACGAATTGTTTCGCGACAGCGTGCGAACGTTTCTCGAAAGAGAGGCCGTGCCGTTCCATGGGCAATGGGAGAAGCAGGGTTACATCGACCGCAAACTCTGGAACAAGGCGGGGGAGGCGGGGATGCTGTGCTCGCATCTTCCTGAAGAGTACGGCGGGCTGGGGGCGGACTTTCTTTACAGCACGGTGGTGATTGAGGAGGTGGGGCGTCTTGGGCTGACCGGGATCGGCTTTTCCCTGCATTCGGACATCGTTGCGCCCTACATCCTGCATTACGGCAGTGAGGCGTTGAAGCACAAATACCTGCCGAAGCTGGTGTCCGGTGAAATGGTGACCGCTATTGCGATGACCGAGCCGGGTGCCGGTTCTGATCTGCAAGGGGTCAAGACCACCGCCGTGCTGGACGGCGACGAGTATGTGATCAACGGCTCGAAGACGTTTATCACCAATGGCTATTTGGCGGATCTGGTGATTGTCGTGGCCAAAACAGACCCGAAAGCCGGCGCGAAGGGCACCAGTTTGTTTCTGGTGGAAGCGGACACTCCGGGCTTTGCCAAAGGCAAGCGTCTGGAAAAAGTCGGCATGAAGGCCCAGGACACCTCTGAATTGTTCTTCCAGGATGTGCGGGTGCCCAAGGAAAACTTGCTGGGACAGGCTGGAATGGGGTTTGCGTACCTGATGCAGGAGTTGCCACAGGAGCGACTCACCGTTGCGGTCGGTGGATTGGCATCAGCTGAAGCTGCTTTGCAATGGACGCTGGATTACACCCGTGAGCGCAAGGCGTTCGGCAAGGCGATTGCCGACTTTCAGAACACGCGCTTCAAGTTGGCGGAAATGGCGACCGAAATTCAGATTGGTCGAGTCTTCGTTGATCGCTGTCTGGAGCTGCACCTGCAAGGCAAACTCGACGTGCCGACAGCCGCGATGGCCAAATATTGGGGCACCGACCTGCAATGCAAGGTGCTCGACGAATGCGTCCAGTTGCACGGCGGCTACGGGTTTATGTGGGAATACCCAGTGGCTCGGGCCTGGGCGGATGCACGCGTGCAGCGGATCTATGCGGGGACCAATGAAATCATGAAAGAGATTATTGCGCGGTCACTTTGA
- a CDS encoding GlxA family transcriptional regulator, whose translation MASLRYGKQLGHGLTPAFETRLVSPDGKPVHSFSDVIMPVDGGLENADIIILPAFWDDFATLCKRYPQVLPWLREQHARGAVLCGEATGVFWLAEAGLLDGKEATTYWRFFNAFAERFPQVQLNQDKHLTDADNLYCAGGTTSACDLYIYLIERFCGANVAQAVARDILYEVQRSYAPGRIGFGGQKLHQDVIILQIQHWLEDHFADKFRFEDVAREHGMSIRNFMRRFQTATGDKPLHYLQRLRIETAKGLLSGSRKSIKTISYEVGYDDASFFARLFRQHTELSPNQYRQQFQQAA comes from the coding sequence CTGGCGAGCCTGCGCTACGGCAAGCAACTGGGCCACGGCCTGACACCGGCGTTCGAAACCCGGCTAGTCAGCCCCGATGGCAAACCGGTACACAGCTTCAGCGACGTGATAATGCCGGTAGACGGCGGCCTGGAAAACGCCGACATCATCATCCTCCCGGCCTTTTGGGACGACTTCGCAACGCTCTGCAAACGTTACCCCCAAGTGTTGCCGTGGCTGCGCGAGCAACACGCGCGCGGCGCCGTCCTGTGCGGCGAAGCCACCGGGGTGTTTTGGCTGGCGGAAGCCGGGCTGCTCGATGGCAAGGAAGCCACCACTTACTGGCGCTTCTTCAATGCGTTTGCCGAGCGCTTCCCACAGGTTCAACTCAATCAGGACAAGCACCTGACCGACGCCGACAACCTGTATTGCGCCGGCGGGACCACCTCGGCGTGCGACCTCTACATCTACTTGATTGAGCGCTTCTGCGGCGCCAACGTGGCGCAAGCCGTGGCCCGGGACATCCTCTACGAAGTGCAACGAAGCTATGCACCGGGACGGATCGGTTTCGGCGGGCAAAAGCTGCACCAGGATGTGATCATCCTGCAAATCCAGCACTGGCTCGAAGACCATTTCGCCGACAAATTCCGCTTCGAAGACGTCGCTCGGGAGCACGGCATGAGCATCCGCAACTTCATGCGCCGCTTCCAGACCGCCACCGGTGACAAGCCGCTGCATTACCTGCAACGGCTGCGCATCGAGACCGCCAAGGGGCTGTTATCCGGCAGTCGCAAGAGCATCAAGACCATCAGCTATGAGGTCGGTTATGACGATGCGAGCTTCTTTGCGCGGCTGTTTCGCCAGCACACCGAGCTGTCGCCGAACCAGTATCGGCAACAGTTTCAGCAGGCGGCGTAG
- a CDS encoding IS3 family transposase (programmed frameshift): MTNRNDKGGELLGQERRRRWSPEQKLAMVRESLQPGQSVSVVARQNGVNANQLFQWRKLYQSGSLSAVSAGESVVPASELADALKQIRELQRMLGKKTMQVEILQEAVEIARSRKLDCALTLVAGGRPVKLISESLGVARSQLTVRLNPNAQVERRRPALDDAALVEEIQAEVSELPSYGYRRVWGLLRRRREKQSQAPINVKRVYRVMRDHQLLLERRIKQPGVARRHEGRIAVATSDTRWCSDGFEFRCDDNAKLSVTFALDCCDREAIGWVASPTGYSGDDIRDLMLEAVEKRFGEEAPATPVQWLSDNGSAYIAEQTRQFARQIGLQPVTTPVRSPQSNGMAESFVKTMKRDYVAHMPKPDRETALRNLTIAFEHYNEEHPHSALKYRSPREFRRLAAASI, encoded by the exons ATGACTAATAGAAACGATAAGGGTGGGGAGCTTTTGGGTCAGGAGCGGCGTCGCCGCTGGAGCCCGGAGCAAAAACTGGCCATGGTTCGCGAGAGCCTGCAACCGGGGCAAAGCGTCTCGGTGGTGGCTCGACAGAATGGCGTGAATGCCAACCAGTTGTTTCAGTGGCGCAAGCTCTATCAGAGCGGCAGTCTCTCGGCTGTCAGTGCTGGGGAGAGCGTGGTGCCCGCTTCCGAGCTGGCCGATGCGCTCAAGCAGATCCGCGAGCTACAGCGCATGCTTGGCAAGAAAACCATGCAGGTCGAGATCCTTCAGGAAGCTGTGGAGATTGCTCGGTCGCGAAAAT TGGATTGCGCACTCACCCTTGTTGCCGGGGGACGACCAGTGAAGCTGATCAGTGAAAGTCTCGGTGTAGCGCGCTCGCAATTGACGGTTCGACTCAACCCAAATGCTCAGGTCGAGCGGCGTCGCCCTGCGCTGGACGATGCCGCACTGGTCGAAGAAATTCAGGCTGAAGTGAGTGAACTGCCCAGCTACGGGTACCGCCGTGTGTGGGGGTTGCTGCGTCGTCGGCGTGAAAAGCAGAGTCAGGCGCCGATCAACGTCAAGCGGGTTTATCGCGTCATGCGCGATCATCAGTTGCTGCTGGAGCGACGGATTAAACAACCGGGTGTGGCACGCCGTCACGAAGGCCGAATTGCCGTGGCCACCAGCGATACCCGGTGGTGCTCGGACGGGTTTGAGTTTCGCTGTGATGATAACGCCAAGCTGAGCGTGACCTTTGCCCTGGACTGCTGCGACCGCGAAGCCATCGGTTGGGTGGCCAGCCCGACCGGGTACAGCGGCGACGATATCCGTGATCTGATGCTGGAGGCGGTGGAAAAACGCTTCGGTGAAGAGGCGCCTGCCACCCCGGTGCAATGGCTGAGCGACAATGGCTCGGCCTACATCGCTGAACAGACACGCCAGTTTGCCCGACAGATCGGTTTGCAACCGGTGACCACACCGGTGCGTAGCCCGCAGAGCAACGGCATGGCCGAGAGCTTCGTCAAAACGATGAAACGCGACTACGTCGCGCACATGCCCAAACCTGACCGGGAAACAGCCTTGCGTAACCTGACGATTGCCTTTGAGCATTACAACGAGGAGCATCCGCACAGCGCGCTGAAATACCGTTCACCACGGGAGTTTAGGCGTTTGGCAGCGGCATCAATTTAA